The DNA segment CCAGCGCTTACAAAGGCATTGCTTTCGCCGCACGCCAGTCAGGCAATCGGCGACTGGAAGAGGAGACCTACCAATCGTTGATCGAATTGGCCCCAACCGCCGAACATCACTTCCTTCTGGCGACGTGTTACAAGGAACATCAAAAGACAACTCCGGCGGCTGAACATGCACAGCTCGCGGTGCAACTCGATCCGCTTTACGCCGAACAAGCCCGGTCGATGCTGTCACAACTTTCTCGCGACCACTTCAGCTGTTTCTTGGTGCCTCGGTAACTCCGCCAAAGACGGCCCCCGGTAGGGTGATTCGCACTTGCCGCGATCGTTCTCAATTTGGTTTGTTCCTATCACAGAGAACTTCAGCCGCCAATTCTCGTGTGAAAACGCGAGTTTGTCCGCTGCTGCACCCTTCCAGGACAAACAAAATGATCAAGACCGTCAAAAAACGCTTCTACCACGTTTTCGGTGCTGGCCGGCATCGCTATTTCCAAGACGACTTCAATTGGGAAACCTACACCCGCGACAAATACGGGCCTCAGCAAGAAACCCTGGAACGCGAACTTGACTTGCATCTGGATGATCAAGCGAGATTCGATCCCGAAACTCAATCGTTGCAAACAGGCAACTTGAAGATTCACCCCAATTTTCACGTTGTGTACGAAACGATTGGTCGCCTGAATCCCACCAGCGTCTTGGAGATCGGATGCGGCGGTGGTGACCACGTTCGGAACCTCCAGCACCTGTACCCGAGCATGAACGTGCACGGATGCGATCGCTCGACAGGGCAAATCCAATTTCTGAAGGACCGCAACCCAAGCATCGCCGATGTCGTCAGCCAACGCGATATCACGATGCCACTATCCAAGAATTGGGCAACCGCCGATTTGGTTTTCAGCCAAGCCGTGCTGATGCACATCAAAACTGCGGTCAGCCACTTGGTCGCGCTCTCGAACATGTTCCATTTGGCCAACGACGCCGTTGTCCTGATGGAAAACTACGGTTGCCATCCGTTTGTCGACGACATTCGTTCGCTGCACGCCGAAGGCCAAATCCCTTGGGACAACGTGCACTTCCACCAAGCCAGCTATCAAGGTTCACCGTATTGCTTGGTCGTCACGCGAGAACCATGTGCCTTGCCAGAGCTGCAAGACTACTTCGC comes from the Rhodopirellula bahusiensis genome and includes:
- a CDS encoding class I SAM-dependent methyltransferase, with the protein product MIKTVKKRFYHVFGAGRHRYFQDDFNWETYTRDKYGPQQETLERELDLHLDDQARFDPETQSLQTGNLKIHPNFHVVYETIGRLNPTSVLEIGCGGGDHVRNLQHLYPSMNVHGCDRSTGQIQFLKDRNPSIADVVSQRDITMPLSKNWATADLVFSQAVLMHIKTAVSHLVALSNMFHLANDAVVLMENYGCHPFVDDIRSLHAEGQIPWDNVHFHQASYQGSPYCLVVTREPCALPELQDYFALPSATKIRYKTKAAA